The genomic interval AGATAAGTGTAAACCACATTCTGGGAAACCATGTTTTAACAAACAGATTGGGCTTTGTCCGGGCGTGTGTTCTGGAGACATTTCTAAATCTGAATATGCCCGCACCATAACACACATAAAACTGTTTTTTGAAGGGAAGAAAAAAACACTTATAAAAAAACTTGAGCGGGAAATGAAAAATTATGCTCGCAAAAAAGAATTTGAAAAAGCTCAAGTGGTGAAAAAAACACTCTTTGCACTTAATCATATACAGGATATTGCCCTAATCAAAAATTTACTGTCCAACTACATAGGACCGACCTATGTACATAGGTCGGTCCTATGTAGTTTTAGGGTTGAGGGGTATGATGTGGCGCACTTGGGAGGCACCAACATGGTGGGGGTGATGACGGTGGTGGAGGATGGAGAAGTAAATAAATCAGAATACCGCAAATTTAATATTAAAAATGTAAATGGCATCAATGATACTGCGGCACTAAAGGAAATTCTTTCACGGCGCCTAACCCATAGTGAATGGACTCTGCCTAATCTTATGGTTGTTGACGGAGGTATTGCACAAAAAAATGCTGCACTTCAAATATTGAAAGAAGTAGGGGTGAATATTGCGGTTGTATCGGTGGTAAAGGATGAACA from Patescibacteria group bacterium carries:
- a CDS encoding GIY-YIG nuclease family protein, translated to MIKKDIAKKKLPSAPGVYFFLGKVKQKKKILYIGKASSLRDRVKSYFSRDIEKTRGPLISKMVLEANDITYEKTDSVLEALILEANLIKKNQPTYNTRDKDNKSFNYVVITKEDFPKVILVRGREMSQTDTAKRAKYVFGPFPHGVIFKEAMKIVRRMFPFRDKCKPHSGKPCFNKQIGLCPGVCSGDISKSEYARTITHIKLFFEGKKKTLIKKLEREMKNYARKKEFEKAQVVKKTLFALNHIQDIALIKNLLSNYIGPTYVHRSVLCSFRVEGYDVAHLGGTNMVGVMTVVEDGEVNKSEYRKFNIKNVNGINDTAALKEILSRRLTHSEWTLPNLMVVDGGIAQKNAALQILKEVGVNIAVVSVVKDEHHRPRSILGEKTIRRKYENEILLVNSEAHRFAIGFHRKRRRKY